The following are from one region of the Chthoniobacterales bacterium genome:
- a CDS encoding PEGA domain-containing protein: MWRVLPVAALLFAGCASAPEPEVRTAEPVKTIDIRSWPPGCIVELNGEYVGTTPLELVVETTRSGNWTADYGRGYSPIILRASTADASGWEQKIWYPGDRIPSRVLFRVPGAMKRLAVY, translated from the coding sequence ATGTGGCGCGTTCTTCCGGTTGCCGCATTGTTGTTTGCCGGTTGCGCTTCGGCGCCGGAGCCGGAGGTGCGCACGGCCGAACCGGTCAAGACGATCGATATCCGCAGTTGGCCGCCGGGGTGCATCGTCGAACTCAACGGCGAATACGTCGGCACAACTCCGCTCGAACTGGTCGTCGAAACCACGCGTAGCGGCAACTGGACGGCCGACTACGGACGCGGCTACAGCCCGATCATTCTCCGTGCAAGCACGGCGGACGCCTCCGGTTGGGAGCAAAAGATTTGGTATCCGGGTGACCGTATTCCCTCCCGCGTCCTCTTCCGCGTCCCCGGTGCCATGAAGCGCCTGGCGGTCTACTGA
- a CDS encoding CAAX prenyl protease-related protein, with translation MTTGEQTTCTERRAFVAYIAPFAVFMAGLALVSAVGSFAPEEGGPLWLSDPKYWVYPLQTIACGALLLWFWKAYEWGDKWHVIAGIAAGLLVLALWISPQWLLGAAPRNDGFNPDLFAESSALWWTTVGMRFLRLVVVVPLLEEIFWRGFLLRYLIKEDFTKVPFGTFSWFSFGIVTVMFGLAHWGPDFVPALLTGAIYNLLAVKTRSLACCVIAHAVTNLGLGIYIMQTKQWGFW, from the coding sequence GTGACAACCGGGGAACAGACGACTTGCACCGAGCGCCGCGCATTTGTCGCCTATATCGCGCCCTTCGCGGTGTTCATGGCGGGGTTGGCCCTCGTATCGGCGGTGGGATCTTTCGCGCCGGAGGAAGGCGGACCGCTCTGGCTGTCGGACCCGAAATATTGGGTCTACCCCCTGCAAACCATCGCCTGCGGCGCGTTGCTGCTGTGGTTTTGGAAGGCTTACGAATGGGGTGACAAATGGCACGTCATCGCCGGAATCGCCGCCGGCTTGCTGGTCCTCGCGCTGTGGATCTCGCCGCAGTGGCTGTTGGGCGCGGCGCCCCGCAATGACGGATTCAATCCGGATCTCTTCGCGGAGTCTTCCGCGCTATGGTGGACGACCGTGGGAATGCGCTTCCTGCGCCTGGTCGTGGTGGTGCCGTTGCTGGAAGAAATCTTCTGGCGCGGATTTTTGCTGCGCTACTTGATCAAAGAGGATTTCACCAAGGTGCCGTTCGGGACGTTCTCGTGGTTTTCTTTCGGCATCGTGACGGTGATGTTCGGCCTGGCGCACTGGGGTCCGGATTTCGTGCCGGCGCTGCTGACCGGGGCGATCTACAACTTGCTCGCGGTGAAAACGCGGAGCCTGGCTTGCTGTGTGATCGCGCACGCCGTCACGAATCTCGGTCTCGGCATCTACATCATGCAAACCAAACAATGGGGGTTCTGGTAG
- a CDS encoding NAD+ synthase — MKAGIAQINTTVGDFAGNADKILHAYRELVKAGADFVVTPELALCGYPPMDLVFRSGFIAAAERHLNALAVDAGDVPLLVGTIEPNTARHGRPCHNSAVVLQNGKRVATAHKSLLPTYDVFDEGRYFEPAKRVTTAMIAGRRTGITICEDLWTAEYLPHDYYGQSPIESLRRSGIDLLINMSASPFEAGKPARRLAMMSKIAQSVRVPLVYVNLVGGNDQLVFDGNSFVVNADGAPAALLPGFTECHAAVEVPGRASGLARETVAEVHDALILGLRDYLGKCGFSQVVIGLSGGIDSAVTAALAVEALGAENVLGVTMPGPFSSAGSVDDSLALARNLGIECQTVPIDTGFEAMGKQLEKVFAGRPPDSTEENLQARLRGMTLMAISNKFNRLVLSTGNKSELAVGYCTIYGDMAGGMALISDVPKTMVYQLADYINRGREIIPQATIQKAPSAELRPDQKDQDTLPPYDVLDKILQLYVEEQLTVEEIAERGFAEETVRWVARKVDANEYKRQQAAPGIKVTSKAFGIGRRVPIAQRFHA; from the coding sequence TTGAAAGCCGGCATCGCACAGATCAACACGACCGTCGGGGATTTCGCCGGCAACGCCGACAAAATCCTCCACGCCTACCGCGAACTGGTGAAGGCGGGTGCGGACTTCGTGGTGACACCGGAGTTGGCACTTTGCGGCTACCCGCCGATGGACCTGGTGTTCCGCTCGGGATTCATCGCCGCGGCGGAGCGTCACCTCAACGCGCTGGCTGTCGATGCCGGCGATGTGCCGTTGCTTGTCGGCACGATCGAGCCGAACACCGCGCGCCACGGCAGGCCCTGCCACAACAGCGCCGTGGTGCTGCAGAACGGCAAGCGCGTCGCCACCGCGCACAAATCGCTTTTGCCGACTTACGATGTGTTCGACGAAGGCCGCTACTTCGAGCCCGCCAAACGCGTGACCACGGCGATGATCGCGGGTCGCCGCACCGGCATCACGATTTGCGAGGACCTGTGGACGGCGGAATACCTGCCCCACGATTACTACGGGCAGAGCCCGATCGAGTCGCTGCGTCGCTCGGGCATCGATCTCCTCATCAACATGAGCGCATCGCCGTTCGAGGCGGGCAAACCGGCCCGGCGCCTCGCCATGATGTCGAAGATCGCGCAGTCGGTGCGCGTTCCGCTGGTTTACGTGAACCTCGTCGGCGGAAACGACCAGCTGGTCTTCGACGGGAATTCTTTCGTGGTGAATGCGGACGGGGCTCCGGCGGCGCTGTTGCCGGGCTTCACTGAGTGCCATGCCGCGGTGGAGGTGCCCGGACGCGCGTCCGGTCTCGCGCGCGAAACAGTCGCCGAGGTGCACGATGCTCTCATTCTCGGGTTGCGCGATTACCTGGGAAAATGCGGGTTCAGCCAGGTGGTCATCGGGCTGAGCGGCGGCATCGATTCCGCCGTGACCGCCGCCCTCGCGGTGGAAGCTTTGGGCGCGGAGAACGTTCTCGGCGTGACGATGCCCGGGCCGTTCTCCTCCGCGGGCAGTGTGGACGATTCCCTCGCCCTGGCGCGCAACCTGGGCATCGAGTGCCAAACGGTGCCGATCGATACGGGGTTCGAAGCGATGGGAAAACAGCTGGAGAAAGTTTTTGCCGGACGCCCACCGGACAGCACCGAGGAAAATTTGCAGGCGCGCCTGCGCGGGATGACGCTCATGGCCATCTCGAACAAGTTCAACCGTCTTGTTCTTTCGACAGGCAACAAGAGCGAGCTGGCCGTGGGTTATTGCACCATCTACGGCGACATGGCCGGGGGCATGGCGCTCATTTCCGATGTTCCCAAAACGATGGTTTACCAGCTGGCCGATTACATCAACCGCGGACGCGAGATCATCCCGCAGGCGACGATCCAAAAAGCACCCAGCGCCGAGCTGCGACCGGACCAGAAGGACCAGGACACGCTCCCGCCCTACGACGTGCTGGACAAGATTCTCCAGCTCTACGTGGAGGAACAATTGACCGTGGAGGAAATCGCGGAACGTGGCTTCGCCGAGGAAACTGTGCGCTGGGTGGCGCGCAAGGTGGATGCCAATGAATACAAGCGGCAGCAAGCCGCGCCCGGCATCAAGGTGACATCGAAAGCCTTCGGCATCGGCCGCCGCGTGCCAATCGCACAGCGCTTCCACGCATAA